The following are encoded together in the Nitrospirota bacterium genome:
- a CDS encoding response regulator transcription factor, whose protein sequence is MRILIVEDERKVSNFIRQALEEEQYAVDQAFNGKEGLELAEVYEYDLVILDLMLPEMSGLDIINNLRQKKKKMPILVLTARDGVQDKVTVLDAGGDDYLTKPFSIEEFLARVRALLRRGHAETTEVLKIADLTLNPTRHEVHRGYKRIDLTNKEYALLEYFMRNPNRVLTRSMIAEHVWNIDFDTETNVIDVYITYLRNKVDRTGTHRLIQTIRGVGYMLQGEYNGHPDKTGHLV, encoded by the coding sequence ATGCGGATACTAATAGTTGAAGATGAAAGGAAGGTCTCAAACTTCATCAGGCAGGCGCTTGAAGAAGAGCAGTATGCCGTGGACCAGGCATTTAATGGTAAAGAAGGTCTGGAACTGGCAGAGGTTTATGAGTATGACCTGGTCATACTTGACCTTATGCTGCCTGAAATGAGCGGGCTTGATATTATTAATAACCTGAGGCAAAAGAAAAAGAAGATGCCTATACTCGTTCTGACCGCAAGAGACGGGGTACAGGATAAGGTAACAGTCCTCGATGCAGGCGGTGATGATTATCTTACAAAACCGTTCTCTATTGAAGAGTTTCTTGCAAGGGTGCGTGCCCTTTTAAGACGGGGTCATGCTGAGACTACGGAAGTCCTAAAGATTGCAGATCTGACCTTGAATCCAACCAGACATGAGGTTCACAGAGGGTACAAACGGATTGACCTGACAAATAAAGAATATGCACTGCTGGAATATTTTATGCGAAACCCAAACCGCGTCCTGACAAGGAGTATGATCGCAGAGCATGTCTGGAATATTGATTTTGATACAGAAACCAATGTAATTGATGTTTACATTACCTACCTTCGCAATAAGGTTGACAGGACGGGAACACACCGGCTGATTCAGACAATACGCGGGGTCGGCTACATGCTTCAGGGAGAATATAATGGCCATCCGGACAAGACTGGCCATCTGGTTTAG
- a CDS encoding HAMP domain-containing protein → MAIRTRLAIWFSILVAVVLTLSALIRYTGYKQALQSRQDYSLRVVADILDSSIPRHSPTKNEVQTAVARMIREYPDIELKGILIEVYDSSRAVIFISSLSEAQQFHITEDIWKRTQHKEVSLTTIPAGSDNGSIRILTKPIFYRNKLIYIIQVGSSTNDIEETLESIFLFNILIIPLSILLIGIGGWFLAKEALKPLEAIITASHHISSGDLHHRIPASDTSSEISALTRAFNQMTIKLQSSFQQIKDFSENVSHELRIPLSILRGQTELSLKRSRPVEEYRNTLESNLEEILRMENIVERLLFLSKAERGELKLEKSELDIRDLSEWAFAQFKLQAQEKNINLILNSENSVTVYGDEVLLRELLLNLIKNAITYTNEGGSVSLSIGRSDEGAVISVADTGIGIPEKDIPHIFERFYQVDKSRSTQGSGLGLSICKWIVEAHNGKITVESAYGKGSEFSVFLPSPDRNG, encoded by the coding sequence ATGGCCATCCGGACAAGACTGGCCATCTGGTTTAGCATATTAGTTGCTGTAGTTCTGACCCTGTCGGCATTAATCCGCTACACCGGCTATAAACAGGCACTGCAGAGCCGACAGGATTACTCCCTAAGGGTAGTTGCAGACATCCTTGACTCTTCCATCCCAAGACATTCTCCTACAAAAAATGAAGTACAAACAGCCGTAGCAAGAATGATAAGGGAGTACCCTGATATTGAGTTAAAAGGAATACTAATAGAAGTGTACGATTCGTCACGGGCAGTAATATTTATATCGTCATTGTCTGAGGCCCAGCAATTCCATATCACAGAAGATATATGGAAAAGAACACAACATAAAGAAGTAAGCCTGACAACAATACCGGCCGGAAGTGACAACGGTTCCATAAGGATATTAACAAAACCAATATTCTACAGGAATAAACTTATTTATATAATACAGGTCGGCAGTTCAACTAATGACATTGAAGAGACACTTGAAAGTATATTCTTGTTTAACATACTTATTATCCCTCTCTCAATATTGCTGATTGGTATAGGCGGATGGTTTCTTGCAAAGGAGGCATTAAAACCATTGGAGGCTATAATAACCGCATCTCATCACATCAGTTCAGGAGACCTTCACCACAGGATACCTGCATCAGACACAAGTTCTGAAATAAGTGCACTGACCAGGGCATTTAATCAGATGACCATTAAACTGCAATCCTCTTTTCAACAGATAAAGGATTTCAGTGAAAATGTCTCGCATGAATTAAGAATCCCACTCTCAATTCTGAGAGGTCAGACTGAGCTGAGCCTTAAAAGAAGCCGGCCTGTTGAGGAATACAGAAATACACTTGAGAGTAATCTTGAAGAGATACTCAGGATGGAAAATATTGTTGAGAGGCTGTTGTTCCTGTCAAAGGCAGAACGTGGAGAACTCAAACTTGAAAAATCGGAATTGGACATAAGAGACCTTTCAGAATGGGCATTTGCCCAGTTTAAGCTGCAGGCACAGGAAAAGAATATAAATCTGATTCTGAATTCAGAAAATTCGGTAACTGTTTATGGAGATGAGGTTCTGTTAAGAGAGTTATTACTCAACCTCATAAAAAACGCCATAACCTATACTAACGAAGGCGGAAGTGTTTCACTCTCAATAGGCAGAAGTGATGAAGGTGCAGTAATATCTGTGGCCGATACCGGCATAGGGATACCTGAAAAAGATATTCCTCATATTTTTGAACGGTTCTATCAGGTAGACAAATCCCGTTCCACTCAAGGCAGCGGGCTTGGGCTAAGTATATGCAAATGGATCGTGGAGGCACACAATGGAAAAATAACAGTAGAGAGTGCTTATGGAAAAGGGAGTGAATTTTCAGTATTTCTTCCTTCTCCAGACCGGAATGGATAA